In Ipomoea triloba cultivar NCNSP0323 chromosome 15, ASM357664v1, one genomic interval encodes:
- the LOC116007455 gene encoding heat stress transcription factor B-3: MLGPECDRQHQKSLLEYVRKSSPPPFLLKTYMLVEDPATDDVISWNDDGTAFVVWQPAEFARDLLPTLFKHSNFSSFVRQLNTYGFRKVTTNRWEFSNEMFRKGERDLLCDIRRRKAWSNKPNNNNNNNNNAQSQDPPKNNKEANDEDQRSSSTSSSSEYITLVDENKRLKEENGVLSSELTTMKRKCRDLLDLVSMYAASSEKEEEEEEEEEEEVMRPPLMLFGVRLEVQEEAERKRKRAEINQTASLFLSQLCK, encoded by the exons ATGTTGGGGCCGGAATGTGATCGGCAGCATCAGAAGAGCCTGTTAGAGTACGTGAGGAAATCGTCGCCGCCGCCGTTCCTGCTCAAGACCTACATGCTCGTGGAGGATCCGGCGACCGATGACGTCATTTCCTGGAACGACGACGGCACCGCCTTCGTCGTCTGGCAGCCGGCGGAGTTCGCCAGAGACTTGCTCCCCACGCTCTTCAAGCACAGCAACTTTTCCAGCTTCGTCCGCCAGCTAAACACCTAT GGTTTTCGCAAGGTGACGACAAACCGATGGGAGTTTAGCAACGAAATGTTCCGGAAAGGGGAGAGGGATTTACTCTGCGACATTCGCCGCCGAAAAGCATGGTCCAACAAgccaaacaataacaacaacaacaacaataacgcACAATCCCAGGATCCACCCAAGAACAACAAAGAAGCCAACGACGAAGACCAGCGCTCCTCGTCCACCTCGTCCTCCTCGGAGTACATCACCCTCGTCGACGAGAACAAGCGCCTCAAGGAGGAGAACGGCGTTCTCAGCTCCGAGCTGACGACAATGAAGAGGAAATGCCGAGACCTGCTCGACTTGGTCTCCATGTACGCCGCCAGCTCGGagaaagaggaagaggaagaggaagaagaagaagaagaagtgatGAGGCCGCCATTGATGCTGTTTGGGGTGAGGTTGGAGGTTCAAGAAGAGGcggagaggaagaggaagagagcTGAGATCAATCAAACCGCTAGTCTGTTTCTGTCCCAACTATGCAAATAA